One Aquarana catesbeiana isolate 2022-GZ linkage group LG04, ASM4218655v1, whole genome shotgun sequence genomic region harbors:
- the LOC141139039 gene encoding E3 ubiquitin/ISG15 ligase TRIM25-like has translation MAFSVSRKELDCSICLNIYTNPVTLGCGHNFCKDCIEGVLDTQEESDYYNCPECRDRFYERPSLGRNTTLCNIVESVRSTEPEKTEEKNQKQICTYCIHSPIPAVKYCLLCEASLCDDHLRVHSKSSQHVLSDLTTPQKNRKCSVHEKILEYYCTEDSVCLCGSCRLHGDHQGHQVEALEEASEKRKESLTDALQELVKKREEMEESIKSLQKYKRKVQDSIDSVTKRVTILFRDIRRQLDILERGVHIEIARKADIVSFPISDLIKDLEIKKAELSRKIHHIEEIRNMTDPLSVLQESDKGDLCDTEDGDEEDKERRDKLLHGGGDLTATEILPLLHKGLLDIITGVNKGINIPEPADITLDEDTAHKYLYISDDRKTAHRVVENLNRSQSSERFGGLSECQVLSSECFSSGRHYWDVDVGGSSDCRVGLCYSSIDRTSRQADIGDNSMSWCLEIKSNELSVKHNCKSTTLACNSLINKVRINLDYKAGKISFYELGIPIRHLHTFICAFTDSLQAALYVKEGCIKMCKENQKV, from the coding sequence ATGGCGTTCTCTGTTTCGAGGAAGGAGCTGGACtgttccatctgtctgaacatttataccaaTCCTGTGACACTGGGATGTGGACACAATTTCTGCAAGGACTGTATAGAAGGTGTTCTGGATACACAGGAGGAGTCTGACTATTATaactgtcctgaatgcagagataGGTTCTACGAGCGTCCTAGTCTTGGCAGGAACACAACACTGTGCAACATAGTGGAGAGCGTTCGATCTACAGAGCCAGAGAAGACGGAGGAGAAGAACCAAAAACAGATCTGTACGTACTGTATTCACTCTCCTATACCTGCTGTTAAATATTGtctgctgtgtgaagcttctctgtgtgatgACCATttgagagtccacagcaagtcatCCCAACATGTCCTATCTGACCTCACCACTCCCCAGAAGAACAGGAAATGCTCCGTTCatgagaagatcctggagtattactgcaccgaGGACTCGGTCTGTCTCTGTGGGTCCTGCAGGCTGCATGGAGACCATCAGGGACACCAGGTGGAGGCACTGGAGGAGGCCTCTGAGAAGAGGAAGGAAAGCCTGACAGATGCTTTGCAGGAATTggtgaaaaagagagaggagatggaggaaagcatcaagagtctgcagaagtacAAAAGAAAAGTACAAGACAGTATAGACAGTGTAACCAAGAGAGTCACCATCCTATTCAGAGACATCAGGAGACAACTGGACATCCTGGAGAGAGGAGTTCATATTGAGATAGCCAGGAAGGCAGATATTGTTTCTTTTCCCATCTCGGATTTAATCAAGGATCTGGAGATAAAGAAGGCTGAGCTTTCCAGAAAGATACATCACATTGAGGAGATACGTAACATGACAGATCCACTAAGTGTTTTACAGGAATCAGACaaaggtgacttgtgtgatactgaggatggagatgaggaGGACAAAGAGAGACGTGATAAACTCCTTCATGGTGGGGGGGATCTGACTGCGACTGAGATCTTGCCCCTATTACATAAAGGATTATTGGATATAATAACAGGGGTAAATAAAGGGATAAATATACCTGAACCTGCAGATATAACACTGGATGAAGACACAGCTCATAAATATCTATATATTTCAGATGATAGGAAGACCGCACACAGGGTGGTTGAAAACCTAAATCGTTCTCAATCATCAGAGAGATTCGGGGGACTGTCAGAATGTCAGGTTTTGAGCAGTGAgtgtttctcctcagggagacattactgggatgtGGATGTTGGGGGATCATCAGACTGTAGAGTTGGGTTGTGTTACTCCAGTATAGACAGGACATCAAGGCAGGCAGATATTGGAGATAATTCCATGTCCTGGTGTCTGGAGATTAAGTCTAACGAATTATCAGTAAAACATAACTGCAAATCCACCACTTTAGCTTGTAATTCTTTAATAAACAAAGTCAGAATAAATCTGGATTACAAGGCTGGGAAAATCTCATTTTACGAGTTGGGTATCCCAatccgacacctccacaccttcatcTGCGCCTTCACTGACTCCCTCCAAGCTGCATTATATGTAAAGGAAGGTTGTATAAAGATGTGTAAAGAAAATCAGAAGGTGTGA